From a single Chloroflexota bacterium genomic region:
- a CDS encoding ATP-binding protein, translating to MKKLLERITRRRTETPPEVLAGAVEATPPKLPPELPLFFMLSHLEDDGPVRLDGVKLGVCEVMGLEIDEPKLGAFAGALNALDFPAQLLIRQHPPRLGGMREKLQETQPADLPPQTKAAAESLRHLLSDLEARDGILDRRFYAVCEFGRVDDLRGLLARAGLSVHSLRGRQLRMFLVSAALGGSPSDFDEDATVEAEVRRRELRVGDRLLRSLHLGKWPRSLPPGFLQGLMAAGAPMDLAVHVGPIPAEQAARTLEWQKVRFESAQSLSFKRGRTMSPEAEIALEDITRLRDEVQRGKERLFHASLSVTLHAKDEAALKEMTQRAKAHFAATLGKLDNLAFRQREGLLSTLPLALNAVAEWRSLDTSSIARLFPFSPPDLDTRSGTLYGIDMRACSPVVYDPWDGTHLNANTAVLARSGSGKSFSTKLGVLRGLTRGVTAYVIDPEGEYADMARAAGGRVLSPGVPGEGMNPFVIERGDSEEMLQRIGSLRRLIEVMVGESLGAERRASLDHALAGYYAQPRERTGFRDFYSYLQEDEAGDPGLARLLRPFATGSLRHLLSDEGDDLLGNEALVTVFDLRLLEPELRPAAAMVCTETVWAAAAHDPKPRLLVVDEVWSIMQHPEGAAFMVSMAKRARKHRLGLQFITQDVQDLLSEDSSRTITGHSGRALLQNAAFKLLLQQDAAAISTVGDAFDLPEDLQRWLLSCPRGDGLLLARGNRFPVRIEATPEETEVIEWRPGHR from the coding sequence TTGAAAAAGCTGCTTGAACGAATCACGAGACGACGGACGGAGACCCCGCCGGAGGTGTTGGCAGGAGCGGTCGAGGCAACGCCTCCCAAGCTCCCGCCCGAGCTGCCCCTGTTCTTCATGCTGTCCCACCTGGAAGACGACGGGCCGGTGCGGCTGGACGGGGTGAAGCTGGGCGTCTGCGAGGTGATGGGCCTGGAGATCGACGAGCCGAAGCTGGGGGCATTCGCCGGGGCGCTGAACGCTCTGGACTTCCCGGCCCAGCTGCTCATCAGGCAGCACCCGCCGCGCCTCGGAGGGATGCGGGAGAAGCTGCAAGAGACCCAGCCCGCCGACCTACCCCCGCAGACGAAGGCGGCGGCCGAGTCCCTCCGCCACCTGCTCAGCGATCTTGAGGCAAGGGACGGCATACTCGACCGGCGCTTCTACGCAGTCTGCGAGTTCGGGCGGGTCGACGACCTGCGGGGGCTGCTTGCAAGGGCCGGGCTCTCCGTCCATTCCCTGAGAGGCCGCCAGCTTCGGATGTTCCTCGTGTCGGCGGCGCTTGGAGGCTCGCCCTCCGACTTCGACGAGGACGCAACCGTTGAGGCCGAGGTCAGACGCCGTGAGTTGCGCGTCGGAGACCGCCTCCTGCGCTCCCTTCACCTGGGCAAGTGGCCCCGCTCGCTGCCCCCCGGCTTCCTCCAGGGACTCATGGCGGCGGGAGCGCCGATGGACCTTGCCGTCCACGTCGGCCCGATACCCGCTGAGCAGGCGGCCCGCACGCTGGAGTGGCAGAAGGTGAGGTTCGAGTCGGCGCAGTCCCTCTCCTTCAAGCGGGGACGCACCATGTCCCCGGAGGCGGAGATCGCCCTGGAGGACATCACCCGTCTCAGGGACGAGGTGCAGCGGGGAAAGGAGCGGCTCTTTCATGCGTCCCTATCCGTGACCCTTCACGCGAAGGACGAGGCGGCGCTGAAGGAGATGACCCAGCGGGCGAAGGCCCACTTCGCCGCCACCCTCGGCAAGCTCGACAACCTGGCCTTCAGGCAAAGGGAAGGGCTGCTATCGACGCTGCCCCTGGCCCTGAACGCCGTGGCCGAGTGGCGCAGCCTCGACACCTCCAGCATCGCCCGCCTCTTCCCCTTCTCGCCGCCGGACCTGGACACCCGCTCAGGCACCCTCTACGGCATCGACATGCGGGCCTGCTCCCCGGTGGTCTACGACCCCTGGGACGGGACACACCTGAACGCCAACACCGCCGTCCTCGCCAGATCGGGAAGCGGCAAGAGCTTCTCGACGAAGCTCGGCGTGCTGAGGGGTCTGACGCGAGGCGTGACCGCCTACGTCATCGACCCCGAGGGAGAGTACGCGGACATGGCCCGTGCAGCGGGCGGGCGAGTGCTCAGTCCAGGCGTCCCCGGCGAGGGCATGAACCCCTTCGTCATCGAGCGAGGCGACTCCGAGGAGATGCTCCAGCGCATCGGCAGCCTGCGACGGCTCATCGAGGTGATGGTCGGCGAGAGTCTTGGCGCGGAGCGCAGGGCGTCCCTCGACCACGCCCTGGCGGGCTACTACGCCCAGCCCCGCGAGCGCACCGGCTTTAGGGATTTCTATTCGTATCTTCAGGAGGACGAGGCGGGAGACCCCGGACTCGCACGGCTGCTGAGGCCCTTCGCCACCGGCAGCCTGCGGCACCTTCTCTCCGACGAGGGCGACGACCTGCTGGGCAACGAGGCCCTGGTGACGGTCTTCGACCTTCGGCTGCTGGAGCCCGAGCTGCGCCCCGCCGCCGCGATGGTCTGCACCGAGACGGTGTGGGCCGCCGCCGCCCACGACCCCAAGCCGAGGCTGCTGGTCGTCGACGAGGTGTGGTCGATCATGCAGCACCCCGAGGGCGCGGCCTTCATGGTCTCGATGGCGAAGCGGGCGAGGAAACACCGGCTGGGGTTGCAGTTCATCACCCAGGACGTGCAGGACCTTCTCTCCGAGGACTCCTCCCGCACCATCACCGGCCACTCGGGAAGGGCGCTCCTCCAGAACGCCGCCTTCAAGCTCCTGCTCCAGCAGGACGCGGCGGCGATCAGCACCGTGGGCGATGCCTTCGACCTGCCCGAGGACCTCCAGCGCTGGCTGCTCTCGTGCCCCCGTGGAGACGGGCTCTTGCTCGCCAGGGGCAACCGCTTCCCAGTCCGCATCGAGGCCACCCCGGAGGAGACGGAGGTCATCGAATGGCGGCCCGGACACCGATAG
- a CDS encoding type IV secretion system DNA-binding domain-containing protein yields the protein MKLNPREILFGNDIEKRPVLLTVTPPRAGERTLLGVENMLGSIAVPEPFSLELAADMDGVTLMARCLDDQVVRGQLSAHYPQARIQRLDPEEDPLRLEEGEQAWSMTLRADGPEYVPLRTFRDDDLLDPGSDPLIAMMGALSNISRGERIVARLLLRSLGPDWSQGHLEKAHKQPGMEPREPAYTFQTKPLQMDGITMAVLGIGALAALKGYLWVQDGEIWKAALLGTGMALGLAVGGWAWHRWKKARSRVEDPLLIREKVSRIAFDAELQVTAILPAGTRPQRAGELLGPVAAAYRHFDNPAGARFKVGRVRPAAPDPEMLHPAGPGLFGGRSVLGVREIACLWHPPGAGDETPLVERSGARSLLPFAKGVRGGALVGDTTAGKPRPIRFPEDLLKRHHLYVARTRMGKSTLMHHLVTHKMREKAEGRDPDAIVVIDPHADLVAGILEHVPEALVDRVRLIDLADQRRAPGINLLDTRIFADRDRTADSVVRVARGLWEQWGPRMQSILEQTVKTLHEANEHPETDEGSQHTILDGLKLLSDKKFREGVLRRIEDPYLLEWWARDFGSWHQQYRAEALAPVQTRLSYYASSKRARAILGQRRSTIDLRDTILSGGVLLVSTAQGAVGRDVAALVGASLLNLVDSVIREQESMALSQRRGALIVVDEMQSMPGVDYESMLSELGKFGASFILATQSLAKLDDLSRTMRDTLLANVGCLAVFQVAGNDARTLVWELGKERVSEDDITSLPVHHCYVRATVGKERMPAFSMMVRKPEEGDPAVAAQIRSEASSYTLTARDLEDSESANRKKVRDFKDRAADLEKDGGETEEKAAGKEATEEEAEQ from the coding sequence ATGAAGTTGAACCCCAGGGAAATCCTGTTTGGAAATGACATCGAGAAGAGACCCGTCCTGCTGACGGTGACGCCGCCGAGGGCCGGGGAGCGCACCCTGTTGGGCGTGGAGAACATGCTCGGCTCCATCGCGGTCCCGGAGCCCTTCTCCCTGGAGCTGGCCGCAGACATGGACGGCGTGACCCTGATGGCCCGCTGCCTCGACGACCAGGTGGTGCGCGGCCAGCTCTCCGCCCACTACCCCCAGGCCCGCATCCAGAGGCTCGACCCGGAGGAAGACCCGCTCAGGCTCGAAGAGGGCGAGCAGGCGTGGAGCATGACCCTGCGGGCCGACGGCCCCGAGTACGTGCCGCTGAGGACCTTCAGGGACGACGACCTGCTCGACCCCGGCTCAGATCCCCTCATCGCCATGATGGGCGCGTTGTCCAACATCAGCAGGGGTGAGCGCATCGTGGCACGGCTGCTGCTGCGCTCCCTGGGCCCCGACTGGTCGCAGGGACATCTCGAAAAGGCCCACAAGCAGCCCGGCATGGAGCCGCGGGAACCCGCCTACACCTTCCAGACCAAGCCCCTGCAGATGGACGGCATCACCATGGCCGTCCTCGGCATCGGGGCGCTGGCCGCCCTCAAGGGCTACCTGTGGGTGCAGGACGGCGAGATATGGAAGGCCGCTCTGCTGGGGACGGGCATGGCCCTGGGCCTGGCGGTCGGCGGCTGGGCATGGCACCGCTGGAAGAAGGCCAGAAGCCGGGTCGAGGACCCGCTGCTCATACGCGAAAAGGTCTCTCGCATCGCCTTCGACGCCGAGCTCCAGGTCACGGCGATACTGCCCGCAGGGACGAGGCCCCAGCGGGCAGGCGAGCTCCTCGGTCCGGTGGCCGCCGCCTACCGCCACTTCGACAACCCCGCGGGCGCCAGGTTCAAGGTCGGCAGGGTCCGGCCCGCCGCACCCGACCCAGAGATGCTGCACCCCGCAGGCCCCGGCCTGTTCGGCGGGCGCAGCGTGCTCGGCGTCCGGGAGATCGCCTGCCTGTGGCACCCGCCCGGCGCGGGCGACGAGACGCCCCTGGTGGAACGGTCCGGCGCGAGGTCGCTCCTGCCGTTCGCCAAGGGCGTCAGGGGCGGCGCGCTGGTGGGGGACACCACGGCCGGCAAGCCCCGTCCCATCCGATTCCCCGAAGACCTGCTCAAGAGGCACCACCTCTACGTGGCCCGCACCCGCATGGGCAAGTCCACCCTCATGCACCACCTCGTCACGCACAAGATGCGGGAGAAGGCCGAGGGCAGGGACCCGGACGCCATCGTCGTCATAGACCCCCATGCCGACCTGGTGGCGGGCATCCTCGAACACGTCCCCGAAGCACTGGTCGACCGGGTGCGGCTCATCGACCTGGCCGACCAGCGGAGAGCGCCGGGCATCAACCTGCTGGACACCCGCATCTTCGCCGACCGCGACCGCACCGCCGACTCGGTGGTGCGCGTCGCCAGGGGCCTGTGGGAGCAGTGGGGGCCGAGGATGCAGTCCATCCTCGAACAGACCGTCAAGACCCTCCACGAGGCCAACGAGCACCCCGAGACGGACGAGGGCAGCCAGCACACCATCCTCGACGGCCTCAAGCTCCTCTCGGACAAGAAGTTCCGGGAAGGCGTGCTCAGGAGGATCGAGGACCCCTACCTCCTTGAGTGGTGGGCCAGGGACTTCGGAAGCTGGCACCAGCAGTACCGCGCCGAGGCCCTCGCCCCCGTGCAGACCCGCCTCTCCTACTACGCATCCTCCAAGCGGGCGCGGGCCATCCTGGGCCAGCGCCGCTCCACCATCGACCTGCGCGACACCATCCTCAGCGGCGGCGTTCTGCTGGTCTCCACCGCCCAGGGAGCCGTGGGCAGGGACGTGGCCGCCCTGGTGGGCGCGTCCCTTCTCAACCTGGTCGATTCGGTGATCCGGGAGCAGGAGAGCATGGCGCTCAGCCAGCGGCGCGGCGCGCTGATCGTCGTGGACGAGATGCAGTCCATGCCCGGCGTGGACTACGAAAGCATGTTGTCCGAGCTTGGGAAGTTCGGGGCGAGCTTCATCCTCGCCACCCAGAGCCTCGCCAAGCTCGACGACCTCTCCCGCACCATGCGCGACACCCTGCTCGCCAACGTGGGCTGCCTCGCCGTCTTCCAGGTGGCGGGCAACGACGCCCGGACGCTGGTGTGGGAGCTGGGCAAGGAGCGGGTGAGCGAGGACGACATCACGTCCCTCCCCGTCCACCACTGCTACGTCCGCGCCACCGTGGGCAAGGAGCGGATGCCCGCCTTCTCGATGATGGTCAGAAAGCCGGAGGAGGGAGACCCCGCCGTCGCCGCGCAAATCCGCAGCGAAGCTTCCTCCTACACCCTGACGGCCCGGGACCTGGAGGACTCCGAGTCCGCCAACCGGAAGAAGGTTCGTGACTTCAAGGACCGCGCGGCCGACCTGGAGAAGGACGGCGGGGAAACGGAAGAGAAGGCCGCCGGCAAGGAGGCGACGGAAGAGGAGGCCGAGCAGTGA